GCTCCTGACCCACCGCCCCCTGCCCATCCTCGCTCCCACCCCGCCCCCACCGCGGCGATCATGGAGTTGTGGTGCCAGAAGAAAGCCGCGAAAGCAGGCATCCGCGGCACCATAACTCCATGATCGTCGGCTGGGGTGGTGGCTTGTAGGGTTCGGGGGTCATTGGGTGCGGGTGGGGGAGGGGCAGGGGTGTCGATGGATCACGAGGCGACGCAGGAGTTGTCGGTGACGGCGGACGCGGTGGCGGGCGGGACCACGCAGGTCTCCGACGAGGTGGTGGAGAAGATCGCGGTGGCCGCCGCGAAGTCCGTCCCCGGGGTGGCCGAGCTGGGTGGTGACGTGGCCCGGTTCTTCAACGCCGTGCTCGACAGGGTTGGGTTGGACCGGGTGGGCGACGCCCGACGGGGCTGCTCGGCGCATGTCACCAACGGCGCGGTCGTGGTCAACCTGGTCCTGGTGATCTCTGCAGGCCACCCGGTACCCCAGGTCACCGACGCGGTCCGGGCTGCCGTCACGGCAGCCGTCGAGTCGTACGGCCTCCGCGCCGACGAGATCAACATCCGGGTCGACGACGTAGCCTTGAGCGATTCAGGAGCATCCGTCGCCTGAGTGGCCGGGTGTGCAACGGCGAAGCCCCCTGTCTCCGCGAGGGAGGCCAGGGGGCTGCGTTGGTCCGGTCAGCTTGGTTGCAACTCGCGGATGTGCTGCTGGCTCGGCGCGAACCGTGGCCACTCCGCCGTGTTGCAGCCAGCCGCATGCAGGGCGGTGCGCAGGTCCATCATGAAGCCGGCACCAGCGATGTTGAAGTCGGCCGCCTCCACCGTCGTCTCGAACTCGGCGTACCGCTCGGTCAGTCTGGCGGCGAGGTCGACGTCCGCACGTCCGATGGCACCCAGTTGATCCATCACCTCGTCCAGGAACGCCTCGAACTGCTCGTCGGTGCCCTCCGGGTCGGAGAAGAAGGTCATCTCGGCAGCGAGACGAATCTCGATCTTCATTTGTCCTCCCAACAAGTCACTCGATGGAGCTGTGCCCGCATGTTCCGCAGGTAGTTTGGGTCAGATGGCGTCGTCGACATGGTCTTCATGCACTTGCACGGATTCGGGCACTTCAGCTTGAAGTGCTTGTTTCCCCCACCTGCGACGGTCCAACCGGCCCGCTCTGCCTCCTTCAGTAGATCCTCGTATGCACCGCCCTTAGCGTGACGTGGTCGTGTCACTGGGTAAACGCCTTCTCTGCTGCAATGGTGGCACGGGCGCTACGCCAGGGGAACCGCCATCCGGCTATGTCACGCTGAGTGGTGAAGCCTTCCTGGGCAGGGGTCTGGCCAGGCACTCTCTGTGTGCGGGCGATGGCATGCATAGATCAGCCTCCCTGAAGTCTGGCGAAGTTGGTCGGACATGGGCCTGCCCCAGGGCAGCCCGGCCGAGTGATGCCGGCGAGGTAGCAACCGCCGAACCCGGCAAGAGAGGCCATTATTCAGACACCAGGGTCGCAGTCGCAATATTCTTCCCTGTCGGGTAGCTGTCGCTCAGCCGGCCCGATGTCGGTCGACGGCCTACCGGCCGACGAGATCAACATGGCCGATGTGGTGCTGAAATTGGTTCAGGTGCATTAGCCGGCTGGGTGGTCTGAACGGGAAGCCCAGATGGTGGCCCTGTCGCAGTCCCCTGGATGGATTCCCTGTCTACGCGAACCGGTAAGCTCTTTCCTTCGGCGAGGGGCGACGGAGGCGGCGTGGGCGACCGGGTGATTGACAACCCCATCATCAACTCGCCCTACGAGGCACCCAGCCGATACTTCGATTTTGACCGGGACGGCATCACCGATCGGGTGCTCGATGGTCGCCGTCCGTCCAGCTTCTTCATTCCGGTGCCCCGGCCACGCAAGCGCGGCGGCCAGATGGAGCTGACCGTCTTCACCCAGGACGACATCACCCAGAACCGGCAGGTGAACGAGGTAGGACTTCGCGACGGTTGCCGAGCAGCGTCAGGTCGGCCGGCTGCCGATCCTCATGGTCCGGATGAACGCGGACCTCGCCATGGGCGACACGCTGCTCAAGAAGACCGGCACGGCCAACCTCTTTACGGTGTTCGGTGAGCCGGACATCGCCACCGACTCGACCCGGGACGGGCTGGTGGTCGACATCCGGGGAGTGGACGTCTACAACCCCACCACCGGCGAGCTACGCGGCGACGGCGGCACCGACGACATCGCCATGTGGATGCTCGACACCGCCTATGACGAGGAAGAGTTCTTCGTCCGGCACATCTACTTCGCCGGCAGCGAGGGCAAGCCGGATGCCCTTGATCCCTACACTCGACTGCGCAAGGCGCTCCGGAACGACATCGACGAGTCGGCGTGGGCGTCGCTCTACTCCACCCGCTCCCGCCCCTTCCCGCGCCCCGACTCCGGCAAGATCGCGGTAAAGGTCATCAACCACTACGGCGACGAGGTACTCAAGGTCTACGACGTCTGACGGATCAGGATGGTCGCCGCAGCAGCGGCCACCCTCTCGGTCGCTTGGGCCAGCTCGGTCCGGCGGCTCAGTCGTGTTTCGGTCGGATCAGTTCGACCTCGTCGCCCGGTAGCAGTTCCACGTCGCCCTGCGGGCCGTGGACTTCGAGGATCGGTACGCCCTCGTCGAGCTGCATGCTGCGCCGCTCCGCACCACTCGGCATCCGCGTGATCACCCTCGCGCCTCCCGCCAACTCCACCCTCCTGCGCTGTGGCAGATCGCGAACCCGTGTTCCGAAGGGTCGGCTGGTGGTGACCAGTCCCTCCGATCGCAGCAGCGCGATGGCCATCCGGACGGCGTCACGGCCGATCCCGTACTCCTGGCTCAACCGGGTCTCGCTGCCGACGCTCGACCCAGCCGGCAGGTCACCGGATTCGATCTGCCCCCGAAGGAGTTCGGCGAGCTGCACGTAGACCGGCGTGTGTGAGCGCGGATCGATGGTCATCCCGCAAGCCTTATGCCCCCGTTGCCGCCTTCGAACAAGGCTTCATTGCAATGATGGATTGTGGCCACGTTGAATCGTTGCTACTTTCTCTTGTGGCAACGCGTGCTCGTGAGGTTACGAAGGGTGTTCACTCCTTCGGGTTCGCTGGCTGGTTGAGCTGCTCCGCCGCCGTACTGCCGACGAGGGCTGCGGTCGCGGGGCGGGGTGGGTCCGCCCGTGCGAGGCGGGCGGGCGGACCCACCCCTTCCAGCCCGTGCGACCCCAATCCCTGCGACTGTGCGTCTTTGGATGGCGAACCCCTGTGGCAGTGAATTCCCAGCGACACAACCCAACCCCCAATACAGAGAGGTGGATCGTCGTGCGGTTGATCCTCCGTTTACTCGGTCGACCCGGGTGGACCCGGCACCCCCGCCGGCCGCGCTGCTACCGCTCGGCTGCCTACCGCCCGCTGCGGCCGTGGCAGGTGCGGGAGTGGCAGTTCCGCTGGACCCGATTCGGTCGGCGTGGGCTCGACCCGGCGGAGGTGCAGGAGTTCCTCGACCGGGTCGCCGTCGACCTGGCCGCCGCCTACCAGGCGCTCGGCGACAGCCGGCACGAGGCCGCCCGGGTTCGGGACGCGCTGCGCCGCTGGCAGTCCGCGCAGTTCCGGCAGCGGGTGAACGAGGGGTGGTACCGGTGACCGCCGGCCGGGAGCGGTTCGTCGTCCACCTGCCCGTGGTCGCCGTGGACCTGCCCGGTGCCGTCCGGCTGGCCCGGGTGCTGGCCCGCTGGGCGGGGGTGCTCGCCCAGGCCGACCCCGGCGAGACCACCGTGTCGGCGGAGGACGAGCAGGGCGTACACCATCGGGTCTTCTGTGACCTGCGGCTGGACACCGGCCGACGCTGCCTGCTGCGCGCCGACCACGACGGCCCCTGCTCCCGCCGACCGGCTACCGTCCGGTACGAGTTTCCTTAGCGATCGTTCAGGTTTTCGTTCTACACTCGGGGCTCGGTCGAGGACTCGAGGAGGAGCCCCGCGGATGAACGCCGACGAGATCGCCGCCGGACGGGCGCGCTGGCAGGCCCGGTACGACGCCGCGCGCAAGCGGGACGCGGACTTCACCACCCTGTCCGGGGCCACCGTGCAACCGGTGTACGGACCACCCGAGGGGACCGCGTACCCCGGGTTCGAGCGGATCGGCTGGCCGGGCGAGTTCCCGTACACCCGGGGGTTGCATCCGACCGGCTACCGGGGTCGGGCCTGGACGATCCGGCAGTTCGCCGGGTTCGGCAACGCCCAGCAGACCAACGAGCGGTACAAGATGATCCTGGGCGCCGGCGGCGGTGGGCTCTCCGTCGCGTTCGACATGCCGACCCTGATGGGGCGCGACTCCGACGACCCGCAGGCGCTCGGCGAGGTCGGGCACTGCGGGGTCGCGGTGGACACCGCCGCCGACATGGAAGCGCTCTTCGACGGCATCGACCTGGCCGGCGTCACCACCTCGATGACCATCTCCGGCCCGGCGGTGCCGGTCTTCTGCATGTACCTGGTCGCCGCCGAGCGGCAGGGCGTCGACCCGTCCCGGCTGGACGGCACGTTGCAGACCGACATCTTCAAGGAGTACATCGCGCAGAAGGAATGGCTGTTCGACCCCGAGCCGCACCTGCGCCTGATCGGCGACCTGATGGAGTACTGCGCCGCGGAGATCCCGC
Above is a window of Micromonospora rifamycinica DNA encoding:
- a CDS encoding Asp23/Gls24 family envelope stress response protein; this translates as MDHEATQELSVTADAVAGGTTQVSDEVVEKIAVAAAKSVPGVAELGGDVARFFNAVLDRVGLDRVGDARRGCSAHVTNGAVVVNLVLVISAGHPVPQVTDAVRAAVTAAVESYGLRADEINIRVDDVALSDSGASVA
- a CDS encoding GntR family transcriptional regulator, encoding MTIDPRSHTPVYVQLAELLRGQIESGDLPAGSSVGSETRLSQEYGIGRDAVRMAIALLRSEGLVTTSRPFGTRVRDLPQRRRVELAGGARVITRMPSGAERRSMQLDEGVPILEVHGPQGDVELLPGDEVELIRPKHD
- a CDS encoding DivIVA domain-containing protein; amino-acid sequence: MRLILRLLGRPGWTRHPRRPRCYRSAAYRPLRPWQVREWQFRWTRFGRRGLDPAEVQEFLDRVAVDLAAAYQALGDSRHEAARVRDALRRWQSAQFRQRVNEGWYR